Below is a window of Streptomyces spongiicola DNA.
CCCTATTTCGCAGCCGCCGCGACCGCGATCACTGCCGTCCGGCCGGAGGCCGCCGTGATCCCGGTCCGGGCCGGGTCCCGTGTGATCGGTCCGGTCCGGGCCGGGGCCCGTGTGATCCCGGGCCGGTCCGGGCCGCCGACGCGGCCGCCACCGGCTACTTCAGCGCCAGGACGACGAACGCCCCCGCGAGCCCCAGGACCAGGGCGACCCCCGCCGGGGCCCAGCCGCCGTCCCGCCACGGGAAACGCGCGTCGAGCGAGAGCCGCAGCGGTCCCACGGCGGCGACGGTGAGCGCGCCGACGGCCAGGACCATCGGATAGACGAAGGCGGTGCCGGCGGCCGACCACAGGCCGATCACCGGGGCGATCGCCATGGCGCCGACCATGACCCCGACGCAGGCCGCCGCCGAGAGCGGAGTCAGCAGCCCGGCGGCAAGGCCCAGCCCGCCCAGCAACTCGGCGACCCCCGCCAGGCCCGCGTAGAAGACGCCGGGGTCCCAGCCGAGCTGGGAGAAGCCCCGGCCCGCCCCGTCCAGGCCGGGGCCGTCGAACCAGCCGAACAGCTTCTGCGCCCCGTGCCCTGCCAGGACCAGGCCGACGGCCAGCCGCAGCAGCAGCACGCCGGCGTCGGCCGCGCCCACCGCGAAGGACGACGTGGCCCCGTCGGGGCCCCCGGAATGCCGGACACGCCCGGTCGGGAGTTTCATGGTGGTGTCACCTCCTGCGCCGATGCCGCAGATCCCGGGGCCGCCGAGACGGTTCTCCGGGGCGGGCCGTCGGCACGGTCGGGCGGAAAGCGGTCGTGGGGCACACACCGGTGGATTTCGCGCCTCACCATCGATACTGCCCTTCCCCGCGAAGGTCGGCCATGTGCACGGACGTGCGCCCGGGACCGTGCGTCCGGGACCGTGCGCCGGACATGTTCGCGGCGTGCTCACCCGAGGGCCGTGCGCCGGACGCCGGGCCGTCACCGGCCGCCTCCACCCTCAACGAGAAGTCGTCATGTCCCCGACATGAAGGAGGGCGTGGTGAGCAGACATCCTCCCCGCCGGCCGGCCGCCGCCGTCCTGGGCGTGGTCCTCGTGGCCGCCGCCGCCCTCCCGGCCGCCGCGCACACCTCCGCAGCACCCGCCGAACCCACCGCCTCCACCCTGCCGGCCGTCACCCCCACCGCCGAGACGCCCACGCTCTACGACGACGAGGCGGGCGGCAACGCCGACGCCGACGACCCGGCGATCTGGCGCAACCCCACCGACCCCGCCCGCAGCCTGGTGATCGCGACGGCCAAGCAGGGCGGACTTCGGGTGTACGACCTCGACGCGCGGCCGGTGCAGTCGATCGCGGCGCCCGCGCCCGCCGGCCCGGGCGACGCACCCGGCCGGTTCAACAACGTGGACCTCGTGCACGGACTGCGCCTGCCGTCCGGCCGCGCCGACCTCGCGGTCACCAGCGACCGCGGGCACGACCGCCTGCGCATCCACCGCATCGACCCCGAACGCCACGGCGGCCCCCTCACCGACATCACCGACCACGCCGCGCCGCCGGTCTTCTCCCGCGACCAGGACGAGATCAACGAGCAGCGGACCGCCTACGGCCTCGCCACCTGGACCGACCGGGGCAGCGGCCGCTCCTACGCCCTGGTGAGCCGGCGGGCGAGCACCGAGGTCGCGCTACTGGAACTGCGGCCGACGGCCGCGGGCACCGTCACCTACCGCACGGTCCGCACCCTCGCGCTGCCCTCCTCCTTCCGCCTGCCCGACGGCACCGCCTGGACGCCCTGCGGTGAGCCCGGCGACGCCCCCCAGGTCGAGGGCATGGCCGTCGACCCTGCCGACGGAACGCTCTACGCAGGCCAGGAGGACGTCGGGATCTGGCGGGTGCGGGCCGATCTCACCGGCACGCCCCGGCTCGTCGACAAGGTCCGGGAGTACGGCGTCCCCGCCGCCTACGACGAGAGGACCGGGGAGTGCGTCGCGGGGGCCGACCCCGGTTTCGGCGGCACACACCTC
It encodes the following:
- a CDS encoding DoxX family protein, with the protein product MKLPTGRVRHSGGPDGATSSFAVGAADAGVLLLRLAVGLVLAGHGAQKLFGWFDGPGLDGAGRGFSQLGWDPGVFYAGLAGVAELLGGLGLAAGLLTPLSAAACVGVMVGAMAIAPVIGLWSAAGTAFVYPMVLAVGALTVAAVGPLRLSLDARFPWRDGGWAPAGVALVLGLAGAFVVLALK
- a CDS encoding phytase, translated to MSRHPPRRPAAAVLGVVLVAAAALPAAAHTSAAPAEPTASTLPAVTPTAETPTLYDDEAGGNADADDPAIWRNPTDPARSLVIATAKQGGLRVYDLDARPVQSIAAPAPAGPGDAPGRFNNVDLVHGLRLPSGRADLAVTSDRGHDRLRIHRIDPERHGGPLTDITDHAAPPVFSRDQDEINEQRTAYGLATWTDRGSGRSYALVSRRASTEVALLELRPTAAGTVTYRTVRTLALPSSFRLPDGTAWTPCGEPGDAPQVEGMAVDPADGTLYAGQEDVGIWRVRADLTGTPRLVDKVREYGVPAAYDERTGECVAGADPGFGGTHLSADVEGLTLLTGPGGDGYLLASSQGDDGFALYDRGADERNAYEGGFRVTAASPALDGAEESDGAAALDAPLGARYPNGLLVVQDGHDTPGDGDRGATGFTFVDLGAVKKRAGL